TGTCATCGTCATCGGCGGCAGCGCGGCGGGAGCGACCGCGGCGCTGACGACCAGGAAACACTACCCCGGGAAGTCGGTCCTGATGATCAAGAACGTGAAGAACGTACCGATTCCCTGCGGCATCCCCTACATCTTCGGAACCGTCGGCGACCCGCTGAAGAACCTGCTTCCGACGGATACGATGATGGCGAGCAACGGCGTCGACGTCGTCCAGGACGAAGCGACGAAGATCAACCGCGAATTCAAACTCGTCATGACCGCATCGGGCGAGGGGTACACTTACGCGAAGCTCATCGTCGCAACCGGTTCGAATCCAATCGTCCCGCCGATCGTCGGCCACGATCTGGCGAACGTCTTCCCGATCGTCAAGGACGCGGAGTATCTCAAGAACATGCTCGAAACGTGCCGCAAGGCGGATGACTTTGTCATCGTCGGCGGCGGCTTCATCGGCGTCGAGATGGCGGAAGAGCTGAAGAAGTTGCGCCCGACGGCCAACGTGACCGTGGTCGAGATGCAGGCGCACTGCCTGCAGGTGGTCTATGATCAGGATTTCTGCGCCATCGCCGAAAAGGCGCTGACCGATCAGGGTATCCTGCTCCTGACGAACGAAACGGTCGCCGCGATTCGTGGGGAAGGCAAGGCCGAGACCGTCGTCCTCGCCAGCGGCAAGTCCGTCAAGGCGGACGTCGTCGTCCTCGGCATCGGCTGCACTCCCAACGTGCGTTTGGCCGAAGAGGCCGGCTTGAAGATCGGTCCCGCCCGCGGCATCCTCGTCAACCGTCAGATGATGACCTCCGACGACGCCATCTACGCCTGCGGCGACTGCGCCGACAAGGTCTCGTTCTTCGACAAGAAGCCTTCCGGGATGCGGCTCGCGTCGATCGCGACCGCGGAAGCCCGCATCGCGGGCGCCAACCTGTTCACCGCGCGTCGTGTGAACGACGGCGTCGTCGGCGTCTTCTCGACCGCGATCGGCAAGAAGACCTTCGCGGCGGCGGGACTCACCGAACGGGAAGCGGTCCAGAAGGGTTACCGCGTCGTCGCCGCCGAATCCGAAGCGGTCAACCGCCATCCGGGTTCCCTCCCCGGCGCCGAGCCGCTCAAGGTTCGTCTGCTGTTCGAAACCGGAAGCGGATTGCTGCTGGGTGGCGAAGTGTTCGGTGCGGTGAGCGGCGGCGAATTGATTAACGTCGTCGGCGCCCTTATCGCCAAGCGGACCACCGCGGATGAGATCGTGCTTTTCCAGGCAGGAACCCATCCCTTGCTCACCGCCTCCCCGATCGCTTACCAGCTCGTGAACGCGGCCGAAAGCGCCATCGTCAAGATGAACCGATACGTCTGAACCGACGCCGATCCTTCCGTTTCACGCCGACTTATGTCGGCGTTTTTTCTTGATCGCATTTTCATTCCGCGGAGCGATTTCTCTTCCACAATGAAAGCGTTTTATGCTATCATAGAAAAGGACGAAAGTGGTGAGCAGAATGCGAATCGAACGACATCCGATCCTGGATTTTCCCAAGAAGAACGACATCCCCTTCACCTTCGACGGTTCCCCGATGACCGGCAGGGAAGGCGATACGATCGCCGCCGCACTGCATGCGGCCGGCGTCATGAAACTCTCCGAAAGCATCAAGCATCATCGACCGCGCGGATTCTACTGCGCCATCGGCAACTGTTCCTCCTGCCACATGGTCGTCGACGGCGTCGCCAACGTCAAGACCTGCGTGACCCCATTGAAGCCGGGCATGGACGTCCGGACCCAGTCCGGCAAGGGGGTCGTGCGATGATCGAGAGAGAACTCGTCGTCGTCGGCGGAGGACCCGCCGGCCTCTCGTCCGCGATCGCCGCGGCGGAATCCGGGGCGCACGTCCTCGTCATCGACCGCGCGCCGATCCTCGGCGGTCAGCTCGTGAAGCAGACCCACAAGTTCTTCGGGTCGGAACAGCAGTACGCCAAGACCCGCGGCTTCGACATCGCGAAGATCCTCATCGAGAAGGCCGCCGCGTTCGGCGATCGGATCGAGACGTGGACCGAAGCCACCGTCGTCGCCCTCTATCCCGACCGCGTCCTCACCGTGACGCGCGGCGGAAAATACCTGAAGATCCATGCCGGGGCGATCGTCGTCGCCTCCGGCGCCTCGGAGCGGTTCCTCTCCTTCGAGAACAACGACCTCCCCGGCGTCTACGGCGCCGGTGCGGTCCAGACGCTCATGAACGTCTACGGCGTCAAGCCGGCCGACCGCGTCCTGATGGTCGGATCCGGCAACATCGGCCTGATCGTCTCCTACCAGCTGATGCAGGCGGGCGTCGAGATCGCCGCGATCGTCGAAGCCTCGCCGAAGATCGGCGGGTACAAGGTCCATGCCTCCAAGGTCGCGCGCCTCGGCGTGCCGATCCTGACGTCGACCTCGATCCTGCGCGCGGAAGGCGACGGACGCGTGAAACGGGCCGTCACGGTTTCGCTCGACGGCGCCTGGAATCCGATCCCGGGGACGGAGAAGACGTATGAAGTCGACGCCGTCTGCGTCGCCGTCGGGCTCTCGCCGCTCGCGACGCTCCTCTCGATGGCGGGCGCGATGACCCACTACATTCCCGAATTCGGCGGTCATGCGCCGATCCTCACCGACGAGCACGAGTCGACGATCGATTCCGTCTTCGTCGCCGGCGACGCCGCCGGCGTCGAGGAGGCCTCCTCGGCGATGGTGGCCGGCCGGCTCGCCGGCCTCTGCGCGGCGAAGCGCCTCGGTCACTCCTCGCCCGACCATGACGCGAAGGTCGCGGACTGCCACGCGCAGCTTCAGTCGCTCCGCAACGGTCCCTTCGGCTGCAAGACCTGCGCCGGACTCGCGAAGATGAGGGAGGTGCGCGACCATGCTTGACAAGAACGGTAGCGCCGAACGTTCCCAGGTCCTTTCTCGTTTCTTCCCCGAGACGACCCTCGCGAAGCCCAAGGCGATCCTCGAGTGCTACGAGGACATCCCATGCAATCCCTGCGTCACCAGCTGCCCGACGGGCGCGATCACGATCGGTCCCGACATCAACAAGCAGCCCGTCCTCGATCCCGACAAATGCACCGGCTGCGCCATGTGCGTCTCCGCCTGCCCCGGCCTCGCGATCATGGTCGCGCAGTTGAAGGACGGCCGCGCCTGGTTCAAGATCCCCTACGAATTCCTGCCGCGTCCTCAGAAGGGCGAACTCTGGGACGCCGCCGGCCGCGACGGCGCGATCCTCGGGACCGCGCGAATCGAGGCCGTCGTCCTCTCGCCGAAGACCAGGACCCCCGTGGTCACGGTCTCGACGGAGAAGGAACTGCTCCATTTGTTCGCGACGGTGGTGAGACCATGCACGACGACCAAGTGATCCTGTGCCGCTGCGAGGACGTCACCCTCGGCGACGTCAGAAGACTATTGCGCGAAGGCTACGTCACCGTCGAGGATCTGAAGCGCCAGCTTCGGATCGGGATGGGTCCCTGCCAGGGAACCACCTGCGGATCCCTGCTCCAGCGCGAGATCGCGACGTTCCTCAAGAAGAAGCCCGAAGACGTGCCGACCGCCAGGGTCCGGCCGTTCACGACCGGCGTGACCCTGAAGGCGATCGCGGAGGCGGCCAAGGATGAAGAGTAACGCCGTCATCGTCGGTGCCGGCATCTCCGGCGTCGCCATCGCCTACAACCTCGCCCTCCGCGGCATGACCGACGTCGTCGTCGTCGAGAAGGGCTACCTCACGGCCGGGTCCACCGGCCGCTGCGGCGCCGGCGTCCGCCAGCAGTGGCAGACCCGCGCCAACTGCGTCATGGCCAGGAAGTCGATCGAATTCTTCGAGCGCGCCGCCGAAACCCTCGGTTACGAGGGCGACGTCGAGTTCAAGCAGGAAGGCTACCTGATCCTCGCCTGCACCGACGCCGAGGTCGAGCAATTTCGGAAGAACGTCGTTCTCCAGAACGAACTCGGAATCCCCGCCCGCGTCGTCTCGAGGGAAGAGGCGCTCCGGATCGTCCCGCACCTCAATCCGGAATCGTTCCTGTCGGCGACCTTCTGTCCGACCGACGGACATCTGAATCCGTTCAAGATGACCGACGCCTATTATGTGGCCGGGAAGAAACTCGGCGTCACCTACCTGTTCGGCGAAACGGTCGAACGAATCGTCGTCGAGGACGGCAAAATCCGCGCCGTCATCACCGACAAGCGCACCATCGAGACCGACACGGTCGTCGATGCCGCGGGCGGCTTCGCCCGCGAGGTCGGCACACTC
This sequence is a window from Candidatus Izemoplasmatales bacterium. Protein-coding genes within it:
- a CDS encoding FAD-dependent oxidoreductase; this encodes MKNYDVIVIGGSAAGATAALTTRKHYPGKSVLMIKNVKNVPIPCGIPYIFGTVGDPLKNLLPTDTMMASNGVDVVQDEATKINREFKLVMTASGEGYTYAKLIVATGSNPIVPPIVGHDLANVFPIVKDAEYLKNMLETCRKADDFVIVGGGFIGVEMAEELKKLRPTANVTVVEMQAHCLQVVYDQDFCAIAEKALTDQGILLLTNETVAAIRGEGKAETVVLASGKSVKADVVVLGIGCTPNVRLAEEAGLKIGPARGILVNRQMMTSDDAIYACGDCADKVSFFDKKPSGMRLASIATAEARIAGANLFTARRVNDGVVGVFSTAIGKKTFAAAGLTEREAVQKGYRVVAAESEAVNRHPGSLPGAEPLKVRLLFETGSGLLLGGEVFGAVSGGELINVVGALIAKRTTADEIVLFQAGTHPLLTASPIAYQLVNAAESAIVKMNRYV
- a CDS encoding (2Fe-2S)-binding protein, whose protein sequence is MRIERHPILDFPKKNDIPFTFDGSPMTGREGDTIAAALHAAGVMKLSESIKHHRPRGFYCAIGNCSSCHMVVDGVANVKTCVTPLKPGMDVRTQSGKGVVR
- a CDS encoding NAD(P)/FAD-dependent oxidoreductase; protein product: MIERELVVVGGGPAGLSSAIAAAESGAHVLVIDRAPILGGQLVKQTHKFFGSEQQYAKTRGFDIAKILIEKAAAFGDRIETWTEATVVALYPDRVLTVTRGGKYLKIHAGAIVVASGASERFLSFENNDLPGVYGAGAVQTLMNVYGVKPADRVLMVGSGNIGLIVSYQLMQAGVEIAAIVEASPKIGGYKVHASKVARLGVPILTSTSILRAEGDGRVKRAVTVSLDGAWNPIPGTEKTYEVDAVCVAVGLSPLATLLSMAGAMTHYIPEFGGHAPILTDEHESTIDSVFVAGDAAGVEEASSAMVAGRLAGLCAAKRLGHSSPDHDAKVADCHAQLQSLRNGPFGCKTCAGLAKMREVRDHA
- a CDS encoding 4Fe-4S dicluster domain-containing protein; translation: MLDKNGSAERSQVLSRFFPETTLAKPKAILECYEDIPCNPCVTSCPTGAITIGPDINKQPVLDPDKCTGCAMCVSACPGLAIMVAQLKDGRAWFKIPYEFLPRPQKGELWDAAGRDGAILGTARIEAVVLSPKTRTPVVTVSTEKELLHLFATVVRPCTTTK
- a CDS encoding (2Fe-2S)-binding protein encodes the protein MHDDQVILCRCEDVTLGDVRRLLREGYVTVEDLKRQLRIGMGPCQGTTCGSLLQREIATFLKKKPEDVPTARVRPFTTGVTLKAIAEAAKDEE
- a CDS encoding FAD-binding oxidoreductase, encoding MKSNAVIVGAGISGVAIAYNLALRGMTDVVVVEKGYLTAGSTGRCGAGVRQQWQTRANCVMARKSIEFFERAAETLGYEGDVEFKQEGYLILACTDAEVEQFRKNVVLQNELGIPARVVSREEALRIVPHLNPESFLSATFCPTDGHLNPFKMTDAYYVAGKKLGVTYLFGETVERIVVEDGKIRAVITDKRTIETDTVVDAAGGFAREVGTLAGVRIPVHAERHEILVTEPVERMQGPMVMSFSQNLYCQQVPHGAFLMGRTTPDEPEGHDDTSSWKFLDEMAKTVCRFLPKVGELRAIRQWAGSYCMSPDRQPILGPTDQLAGFFLACGFSGHGFMFAPMTGVVVAEMILGLPTTLPVDDLLIDRFKKETATAYEKSVV